A DNA window from Pseudomonas sp. GD03919 contains the following coding sequences:
- a CDS encoding ABC transporter permease, whose protein sequence is MKLSPLNQRRFDRFKAHKRGWWSLWLFLILFGLSLGAELIANDKPLAVRYDGQWYFPVLKRYPETVFGGEFPLQANYKSPYIQELIAAKDGWMIWPPIPFSYSSINYDLEVPAPAPPSAQNWLGTDDQGRDVLARVIYGFRISVLFALTLTLASSVIGVIAGALQGFYGGWVDLIGQRFLEIWSGLPVLYLLIILASFVQPNFWWLLGIMLLFSWMSLVDVVRAEFLRGRNLEYVRAARALGMGNGAIMFRHILPNAMVSTMTFMPFILTGAIGTLTALDFLGFGLPPGAPSLGELVAQGKSNLQAPWLGISAFAVLAIMLSLLVFIGEAARDAFDPRK, encoded by the coding sequence ATGAAACTCTCCCCTCTCAACCAGCGCCGCTTCGACCGTTTCAAGGCGCACAAACGCGGCTGGTGGTCATTGTGGCTGTTTCTCATCCTGTTCGGCCTGAGCCTCGGCGCCGAGCTGATCGCCAACGACAAGCCGCTGGCCGTGCGCTACGACGGCCAGTGGTACTTCCCGGTACTCAAGCGCTACCCGGAAACCGTGTTCGGCGGTGAGTTTCCGCTGCAAGCCAACTACAAGAGCCCCTATATCCAGGAACTGATCGCGGCGAAGGACGGCTGGATGATCTGGCCACCGATTCCCTTCAGCTATTCGAGCATCAACTACGACCTGGAGGTGCCCGCTCCGGCGCCGCCCTCGGCGCAGAACTGGCTGGGTACCGACGATCAGGGCCGTGACGTACTGGCACGAGTGATCTACGGCTTTCGCATCTCGGTACTGTTTGCCCTGACCCTGACCCTGGCCAGTTCGGTGATCGGCGTGATCGCCGGCGCCCTGCAGGGCTTCTACGGCGGCTGGGTCGACCTGATTGGCCAACGCTTTCTGGAAATCTGGTCGGGCCTGCCGGTGCTCTACCTGCTGATCATCCTCGCCAGCTTCGTCCAGCCGAACTTCTGGTGGCTGCTGGGCATCATGCTGCTGTTCTCCTGGATGAGCCTGGTGGACGTGGTACGCGCCGAATTCCTGCGCGGACGCAACCTCGAGTACGTACGCGCTGCGCGGGCGCTGGGCATGGGCAACGGCGCCATCATGTTCCGCCATATCCTGCCCAACGCCATGGTCTCGACCATGACCTTCATGCCCTTCATCCTCACCGGCGCCATTGGTACCCTCACTGCGCTGGACTTCCTCGGCTTCGGTCTGCCGCCCGGCGCGCCCTCACTCGGCGAACTGGTCGCCCAGGGCAAGAGCAACCTGCAGGCACCCTGGCTGGGCATCAGTGCCTTCGCCGTATTGGCGATCATGCTGAGCCTGCTGGTGTTCATCGGCGAAGCCGCCCGCGATGCCTTCGACCCGAGGAAATGA
- a CDS encoding microcin C ABC transporter permease YejB gives MLAYIFRRLLLIIPTLFGILVINFIIIQAAPGGPVEQMIAKLEGFDAAAGGATGRIGGGGAEVSVAGSNYRGAQGLDPQLIAEIEKMYGFDKSAPERFWIMLKSYAQLDFGSSFFRDAQVIDLIIEKMPVSISLGLWSTLITYLVSIPLGIAKATRHGSAFDVWTSSAIIVGYAIPAFLFAILLIVLFAGGSYWDWFPLRGLTSNNFEELSLGGKILDYLWHLVLPVTALVIGNFATLTLLTKNSFLDEINKQYVVTARAKGLSNTRVLYGHIFRNAMLLIIAGFPAAFIGIFFTGSLLIEVIFSLDGLGLMSFEAAINRDYPVVFGTLFIFTLLGLIVKLIGDITYTLVDPRIDFESREG, from the coding sequence ATGCTGGCCTATATCTTTCGCCGCCTGCTGCTGATCATCCCGACCCTGTTCGGCATTCTGGTCATCAACTTCATCATCATCCAGGCTGCGCCCGGCGGCCCGGTCGAGCAGATGATCGCCAAGCTGGAAGGTTTCGATGCAGCCGCCGGCGGCGCCACGGGGCGCATCGGTGGTGGCGGCGCCGAAGTGTCGGTGGCCGGCTCCAACTATCGCGGCGCCCAGGGCCTCGACCCACAACTGATCGCCGAGATCGAGAAGATGTACGGCTTCGACAAGTCGGCGCCGGAACGCTTCTGGATCATGCTCAAGAGTTATGCGCAGCTGGATTTCGGCTCCAGCTTCTTTCGTGATGCCCAGGTCATCGACCTGATTATTGAGAAGATGCCGGTGTCGATCTCGCTGGGGCTATGGAGCACGCTGATCACGTATCTGGTGTCCATCCCGCTGGGCATCGCCAAGGCCACCCGGCATGGTAGCGCCTTCGACGTCTGGACCAGCTCGGCGATCATCGTCGGCTACGCCATCCCGGCCTTCCTCTTCGCCATCCTGCTGATCGTGCTGTTCGCCGGTGGCAGCTACTGGGACTGGTTCCCGCTACGCGGGCTGACCTCGAACAATTTCGAAGAACTCAGCCTCGGCGGCAAGATTCTCGATTATCTCTGGCACCTAGTGCTACCGGTCACCGCCCTGGTCATCGGCAACTTCGCCACCCTGACCCTGCTGACCAAGAACAGCTTTCTCGACGAGATCAACAAACAGTATGTGGTGACTGCCCGCGCCAAGGGCCTGAGCAACACTCGCGTGCTCTACGGTCACATCTTCCGCAACGCCATGCTGCTGATCATCGCCGGCTTCCCCGCCGCCTTCATCGGCATATTCTTCACCGGCTCCCTGCTGATCGAGGTGATCTTCTCCCTCGATGGCCTGGGTCTGATGAGCTTCGAGGCAGCGATCAACCGCGATTATCCGGTGGTGTTCGGCACCCTGTTCATCTTCACCTTGCTGGGGCTGATCGTGAAATTGATCGGTGACATCACCTACACCCTGGTCGATCCGCGTATCGACTTCGAAAGCCGGGAGGGTTGA
- a CDS encoding extracellular solute-binding protein: MTHPLRSFLLHGSSLILLGLAGIAFAAPKHAVTLYDEAPKYPADFTHFEYTNPDAPKGGTFREAGFGSFDSLNPFISKGVAADNIGLIYATLTVQSLDEPFSAYGLVAETIEKAPDNAWVRFVLRREARFHDGTPITAEDVKFTFDTLMEKGSPTYRGYYADVDQVEVESPHSVRFVFKHAGNRELPLILGQLPVLPKHWWAERDFTKGNLEAPLGSGPYRVGRVQAGRSIRYERVKDWWAMDLPVSRGFYNFDTIQIDYYRDNTVALEALKAGQFDYWLETSAKNWATAYNTPAVANGQLIKEEIQNRNPTGMQGFIFNTRRPQFQDRRVREALGLLYDFEWANKRLFNGAYFRTRSYFDNSELASQGLPGEDELAILEPLRGKIPAEVFNEEFHVPVTDGSGIIREQQRRAYQLLQQAGWRIEGDRMLDASGQPVRFEFLLAQTEFERVLLPFKRNLADLGIEMVIRRVDVSQYINRLRSRDFDMIVGGFGQSNSPGNEQREYWHSSSADNPGSRNFIGLKDPAIDRIVEGLINADSRQSLIAHTRALDRVLLWGYYVIPNWHIKTWRVAYWNRFEHPKVTPLYDIGLHTWWVRPGLEQPSDAQQQAAEQATEEAKP, encoded by the coding sequence ATGACCCACCCGCTGCGCAGTTTCCTGCTTCACGGTAGCAGCCTCATCCTGCTCGGCCTGGCCGGCATCGCCTTCGCCGCCCCCAAGCATGCCGTCACCCTGTATGACGAGGCGCCCAAGTACCCCGCCGACTTCACCCACTTCGAATACACCAACCCCGACGCCCCCAAAGGCGGTACCTTTCGTGAAGCCGGTTTCGGTAGCTTCGATAGCCTCAACCCCTTTATCAGCAAGGGGGTCGCCGCCGACAACATCGGCCTGATCTACGCCACCCTCACTGTGCAGAGCCTGGACGAGCCGTTCAGCGCCTATGGTCTGGTCGCGGAAACGATCGAGAAAGCCCCCGACAATGCCTGGGTGCGCTTTGTGCTGCGCAGGGAGGCGCGCTTTCATGACGGTACACCGATCACCGCTGAAGACGTCAAATTCACCTTCGATACGCTGATGGAGAAAGGCTCGCCGACCTACCGCGGCTACTACGCCGATGTCGACCAGGTCGAAGTAGAGTCGCCGCATAGCGTACGCTTTGTGTTCAAGCACGCCGGCAATCGCGAGCTGCCGCTGATCCTGGGACAGCTGCCGGTGCTGCCCAAACACTGGTGGGCCGAGCGCGACTTCACCAAGGGCAATCTCGAAGCCCCGCTGGGCAGCGGCCCGTACAGGGTCGGCCGGGTCCAGGCCGGGCGCAGCATCCGCTACGAGCGCGTCAAGGACTGGTGGGCCATGGACCTGCCGGTGAGCCGCGGTTTCTACAACTTCGACACCATCCAGATCGACTACTACCGCGACAACACCGTAGCCCTGGAAGCGCTCAAGGCAGGCCAGTTCGACTACTGGCTGGAAACCAGCGCGAAGAACTGGGCCACCGCCTACAACACCCCGGCAGTCGCCAACGGCCAGCTGATCAAGGAAGAGATCCAGAACCGCAACCCGACCGGCATGCAGGGTTTCATCTTCAACACCCGCCGTCCGCAGTTCCAGGATCGCCGCGTGCGTGAAGCCCTGGGCCTGCTGTATGACTTCGAATGGGCCAATAAACGCCTGTTCAACGGCGCCTACTTCCGCACCCGCAGCTATTTCGACAACTCCGAACTGGCCTCGCAGGGGCTGCCAGGCGAGGACGAACTGGCGATTCTCGAACCGCTGCGCGGCAAGATTCCGGCCGAGGTGTTCAACGAAGAATTCCACGTACCGGTCACCGACGGCAGCGGCATCATTCGTGAACAACAGCGCCGCGCCTATCAGCTACTGCAGCAGGCCGGCTGGCGCATCGAAGGCGACCGCATGCTCGATGCCAGCGGCCAGCCCGTGCGCTTCGAGTTCCTGCTGGCGCAAACCGAATTCGAGCGTGTGCTGCTGCCCTTCAAGCGCAACCTGGCCGACCTCGGCATCGAGATGGTGATTCGCCGCGTCGACGTTTCGCAATACATCAACCGTTTGCGCTCGCGTGACTTCGACATGATCGTCGGCGGCTTCGGCCAGTCCAACTCGCCCGGTAACGAGCAACGCGAATACTGGCACTCCTCCAGCGCCGACAACCCTGGCAGCCGCAATTTCATCGGTCTGAAGGATCCGGCCATCGACCGGATCGTCGAAGGGCTGATCAATGCCGACTCGCGGCAAAGCCTGATCGCCCATACCCGCGCCCTCGACCGCGTCCTGCTGTGGGGCTACTACGTGATCCCCAACTGGCACATCAAAACCTGGCGCGTGGCCTACTGGAACCGCTTCGAGCATCCCAAGGTGACGCCGCTCTACGATATCGGCCTGCACACCTGGTGGGTGCGCCCAGGCCTGGAGCAGCCGAGCGACGCTCAGCAGCAAGCCGCAGAGCAAGCGACCGAAGAGGCGAAGCCATAA
- a CDS encoding extracellular solute-binding protein yields the protein MRPLLLLFLSLALSFPASATISESHGYAQFGTLKYPASFSHFDWVNPDAPKGGTLRIMASGTFDTLNPYTLKGSSPISTAHFLQYGANELNEPLMVGTGAYDPSGDEPASSYGLIARSVEYSEDRSWVVFNLRPEARFHDGKPITAYDVAFSYRLLRNDGHPQYRTNLQEVKRVDILGRHRIRFVFKRAGNPLLILRLGELPVLPQHYWKDRDFKSTTFEAPLGSGPYRIVQVVPGRRLVFERVKDWWGKDLPVNRGKYNFDRVEVEFYRDNHVAFEAFKAGEFDFYIENQAKNWSNGYRFPAVTRGDVVRAEIPHQIPTQTQALFMNTRRALFSDRRVREALGLMFDFEWTNRTLFNNAYVRAASYYPNSDFSATGKPEGAEWLLLSPHRDKLPARLFTEAPTQPVTDGRGIPRETLRRALGLLADAGWKTTGQELRNARGQRLAFEIMLVNPSLERILQPYVANLASLGISANLRTVDRAQYKQRLDQFDYDMILLTLPQTLSPGLEQSLYFHSSQVNVKGGKNYAGVNDPVVDEMIDKLLSAQTRDEQIAATRALDRVLLWQHYSIPNWYINYHRLAYRNRFAFVTTPPYTLGLRTWWLKPTENAR from the coding sequence ATGCGTCCCCTCCTCCTGCTGTTCCTCAGCCTGGCCTTGAGCTTTCCCGCCTCTGCGACTATCAGCGAGAGCCACGGCTACGCCCAGTTCGGGACACTCAAGTACCCTGCCAGCTTCAGTCATTTTGACTGGGTCAACCCCGACGCGCCCAAAGGCGGCACGTTGCGCATCATGGCGTCCGGCACTTTCGATACGCTCAACCCCTACACGCTCAAGGGCAGCAGCCCGATCTCGACCGCGCACTTTCTGCAATACGGCGCCAACGAGCTGAACGAACCCCTGATGGTCGGCACCGGTGCCTACGACCCGTCAGGCGACGAGCCCGCCTCCAGCTATGGCCTGATCGCCAGGAGCGTCGAGTACAGCGAGGATCGCAGCTGGGTGGTGTTCAACCTGCGCCCGGAAGCGCGCTTTCACGATGGCAAGCCGATCACCGCCTATGATGTGGCCTTCTCCTATCGCCTGCTGCGCAATGATGGCCATCCGCAGTACCGCACCAATCTGCAGGAAGTGAAGCGCGTCGACATCCTCGGTCGTCACCGCATCCGTTTCGTTTTCAAGCGCGCCGGCAATCCTCTGCTGATCCTGCGCCTGGGCGAACTGCCGGTGCTGCCGCAGCACTACTGGAAAGACCGCGACTTCAAGAGCACCACCTTCGAGGCGCCGCTGGGCAGTGGTCCCTATCGCATCGTTCAGGTGGTACCGGGCCGACGCCTGGTGTTCGAGCGGGTCAAGGACTGGTGGGGCAAGGACCTGCCGGTCAATCGCGGCAAGTACAACTTCGACCGCGTCGAAGTGGAGTTCTACCGCGACAACCATGTCGCCTTCGAGGCCTTCAAGGCCGGCGAATTCGACTTCTATATCGAGAATCAGGCGAAGAACTGGAGCAACGGCTATCGCTTCCCGGCCGTGACCCGCGGCGATGTGGTCCGCGCCGAGATACCCCACCAGATCCCGACGCAGACCCAGGCGCTGTTCATGAACACCCGCCGCGCCCTGTTCAGCGACCGCCGCGTGCGCGAAGCGCTGGGGCTGATGTTCGATTTCGAGTGGACCAACCGCACCCTGTTCAACAACGCCTACGTGCGCGCCGCCAGCTACTACCCCAACAGCGATTTCTCGGCCACCGGCAAGCCCGAAGGCGCCGAATGGCTGCTGCTTTCACCGCACCGCGACAAGCTGCCGGCCCGTCTGTTCACCGAGGCGCCGACACAACCGGTAACCGATGGCCGCGGTATCCCCCGGGAAACCTTGCGCCGCGCCCTCGGTCTATTGGCCGACGCCGGCTGGAAGACCACGGGCCAGGAACTGCGCAATGCGCGCGGTCAGCGCCTGGCGTTCGAGATCATGCTGGTCAACCCCAGCCTGGAACGCATTCTCCAGCCTTACGTCGCCAACCTCGCCAGCCTCGGCATCAGCGCCAACCTGCGCACCGTCGACCGCGCGCAATACAAGCAACGCCTCGATCAGTTCGACTACGACATGATTCTGCTGACCCTGCCGCAAACCCTCAGCCCGGGCCTGGAGCAATCGTTGTATTTCCACTCCAGCCAGGTGAACGTCAAGGGCGGCAAGAACTATGCAGGCGTCAACGACCCAGTGGTCGACGAGATGATCGACAAGCTGCTTTCGGCGCAGACCCGCGACGAACAGATCGCCGCCACCCGCGCCCTGGATCGGGTTCTGCTCTGGCAGCACTACAGCATTCCCAACTGGTACATCAATTATCACCGCCTGGCGTACCGCAACCGGTTCGCCTTCGTCACCACGCCACCCTACACCCTGGGCCTGCGCACCTGGTGGCTGAAGCCCACGGAGAACGCTCGATGA
- a CDS encoding HDOD domain-containing protein produces the protein MSERSHGLQSWIDRLNQAELPALAAVVQDLQRLAQQDSASVQQLADVLLRDAALTSKVLRVGNSVYYNPSQETIKTISRAIVLIGFDNVRLIGLSVSLIDGLLTRAPREQLQELLARSFHAAVQARNIAGYVLSKHAEEVFIAALLHHLGELAFWGCGGEQADELAAALAQPGIEADEAVREVLGTSFRQLTQGLVKSWNLGETVSLAHAGANQHDPAAYAVQLGVRISEAALQGWESPEMEAVLAKMAAFVDLSAEDALQQVLASAEEAVKVASTFGASKLCRLIPNTDPEQIRLQQEERKARLLQPDLLVMQQALQDLGLMISARADVGLVLDTLLKGLHRGAGLERVMLTVLADGQSRFRAKRVIGDKSEQWLQDFVLPAEQAEQPHIFSYALRHREAIWMGVPASYNLAELVTQPIRRILGNGMFFIAPIIAGTREIGVLYADSRLSGRALRHEQFVAFQRFTQLTGRCLEAISKR, from the coding sequence TTGTCGGAACGAAGCCATGGTCTGCAGTCATGGATCGATCGCCTGAACCAAGCCGAACTGCCCGCACTGGCTGCCGTGGTGCAGGATCTGCAGCGCCTTGCGCAGCAGGATTCTGCTTCGGTGCAACAACTGGCTGATGTGTTGCTGCGTGATGCAGCGCTGACCAGCAAGGTGCTGCGGGTCGGCAACAGCGTCTACTACAACCCGTCCCAGGAAACCATCAAGACCATCTCGCGAGCCATCGTGCTGATCGGCTTCGACAACGTGCGTCTGATTGGCCTGTCGGTCAGCCTGATCGACGGACTGCTCACCCGTGCTCCGCGCGAGCAGCTGCAGGAGTTGCTCGCGCGCTCCTTCCACGCCGCCGTGCAGGCGCGCAACATCGCCGGGTACGTGCTCTCCAAGCATGCCGAAGAGGTGTTCATCGCCGCCTTGCTCCATCATCTGGGCGAGCTGGCGTTCTGGGGCTGTGGCGGCGAGCAGGCGGACGAGCTGGCTGCAGCCCTGGCGCAACCCGGAATAGAGGCCGATGAGGCGGTACGCGAGGTCCTCGGCACCAGCTTCCGCCAGCTGACCCAAGGGCTGGTGAAAAGCTGGAACCTCGGTGAGACGGTCAGCCTCGCCCATGCCGGCGCCAACCAGCACGACCCGGCGGCATACGCCGTGCAGCTGGGCGTGCGCATCAGCGAGGCCGCGCTGCAGGGTTGGGAGTCGCCGGAGATGGAAGCGGTGCTGGCGAAGATGGCGGCATTCGTCGACCTCAGTGCCGAGGACGCGCTGCAGCAGGTGTTGGCCAGCGCCGAGGAGGCGGTCAAGGTGGCCTCGACCTTCGGTGCCAGCAAGCTGTGCCGGCTGATTCCCAATACCGACCCCGAGCAGATCCGTCTGCAGCAGGAAGAACGCAAGGCGCGTCTGTTGCAGCCTGACTTGTTGGTGATGCAGCAGGCGCTGCAGGACCTCGGCCTGATGATCAGTGCGCGTGCCGATGTCGGCCTGGTGCTCGATACGCTGCTCAAGGGCTTGCATCGTGGCGCAGGGCTGGAACGGGTAATGCTCACGGTGCTGGCCGATGGGCAAAGCCGCTTTCGCGCCAAGCGCGTGATCGGCGACAAGAGCGAGCAGTGGTTGCAGGATTTCGTCTTGCCGGCCGAGCAGGCGGAGCAGCCGCACATCTTCAGCTATGCGCTGCGCCATCGTGAAGCGATCTGGATGGGCGTGCCTGCCAGCTACAACCTCGCCGAACTGGTGACCCAGCCGATCCGCCGCATTCTGGGCAATGGCATGTTCTTCATCGCACCGATCATCGCCGGCACGCGGGAGATCGGTGTGCTGTACGCCGACAGTCGATTGTCCGGGCGGGCACTACGGCATGAGCAATTCGTCGCCTTTCAACGCTTTACGCAGTTGACGGGGCGCTGCCTGGAGGCCATCAGCAAGCGCTGA
- a CDS encoding LysM peptidoglycan-binding domain-containing protein produces MPLSSRKPLNIKALVRSARALAVMCSVVLAGCQSLPSDTPERSADTSRAVGLEREPEWLSSQIKPREYNDIWERMRDGFKLQDEIGINPRIERLRLWYASNPKHVDTVSERSAPYIHYIVERLAERDMPMELALLPVIESAYDPQAYSSAHAVGLWQFIPSTGRHYNLRQTNWYDGRRDVTASTQAALNYLSRLHEMFNGDWLLALAAYNAGEGRISRAIERNEKLGLPSDYWNLSLPKETEDYVPKLLALSQVILTPEAYGVTLSPIANEPYFEQIAIKQHMDLARVAKLADLDEQELLQLNPAYKRGITLDGPQHLLVPTDKAELLSANLALMKPQEMVDWQSYTVRSGDSLHAIANRHHLSVNMLKDVNRLSSNNLSIGQVLTIPAKPGTAPSEPLYQQRSTAQSTASRTYRVKNGDNLWQIARANQVAVHDLKRWNKLQGNQLKVGQVLTLAATDSDPQVAATNRSSTSSRDKATYYRVQSGDSLYEIAKRFKIDLKRLQAWNPRSSTLRPGQMLTLYLP; encoded by the coding sequence ATGCCTTTATCATCACGCAAGCCATTGAATATCAAGGCATTGGTGCGAAGCGCCCGAGCGCTCGCGGTGATGTGCAGCGTAGTCCTGGCCGGCTGTCAGAGCCTGCCCAGCGACACCCCGGAGCGCTCGGCCGATACCTCTCGCGCCGTGGGCCTTGAGCGTGAGCCGGAGTGGCTCAGCAGCCAGATCAAACCGCGTGAATACAACGATATCTGGGAGCGCATGCGCGACGGTTTCAAGCTGCAGGACGAAATCGGCATCAACCCGCGTATCGAACGCTTACGCCTGTGGTACGCCAGCAATCCGAAACACGTCGACACCGTCAGCGAGCGCAGCGCTCCTTATATCCACTACATCGTCGAACGCCTGGCAGAGCGCGACATGCCGATGGAGCTGGCCCTGCTGCCGGTAATCGAGAGCGCCTACGACCCACAGGCCTACTCTTCTGCACACGCCGTCGGTCTCTGGCAATTCATTCCCTCCACCGGTCGTCACTACAACTTGCGCCAGACCAACTGGTACGACGGCCGCCGTGATGTAACCGCCTCGACCCAGGCCGCCCTCAACTACCTGAGCCGCCTGCACGAGATGTTCAATGGCGACTGGCTGCTGGCCCTGGCCGCCTACAACGCCGGCGAAGGCCGCATCAGCCGCGCCATCGAACGCAACGAGAAGCTCGGCCTGCCCAGCGACTACTGGAACCTGTCGCTGCCCAAGGAAACCGAAGACTACGTGCCCAAGCTGCTGGCACTGTCGCAGGTGATCCTGACGCCGGAAGCCTACGGCGTGACCCTCTCGCCGATCGCCAACGAGCCCTACTTCGAGCAGATCGCGATCAAGCAGCACATGGATCTGGCCCGCGTCGCCAAACTGGCCGACCTGGATGAACAGGAGTTGCTGCAGCTCAACCCCGCCTACAAGCGCGGCATCACCCTCGACGGCCCGCAGCACCTGCTGGTACCGACCGATAAAGCCGAGCTGCTCAGCGCCAACCTGGCCCTGATGAAACCGCAGGAAATGGTCGACTGGCAGAGCTACACCGTGCGTTCCGGCGACAGCCTGCACGCCATCGCCAACCGTCACCACCTGTCGGTGAACATGCTCAAGGACGTCAATCGCCTGAGCAGCAACAACCTGAGCATCGGCCAGGTGCTGACCATACCGGCCAAGCCCGGCACGGCGCCGAGCGAGCCGCTGTATCAACAGCGCAGCACCGCGCAGAGCACTGCCAGCCGCACCTACCGCGTGAAGAATGGCGACAACCTCTGGCAGATCGCACGCGCCAACCAGGTTGCCGTGCATGACCTGAAACGCTGGAACAAGCTGCAAGGCAATCAGCTGAAAGTCGGCCAGGTACTGACGCTGGCAGCCACTGACAGCGACCCTCAGGTTGCCGCCACAAACCGCAGCAGCACCAGCTCGCGGGACAAGGCCACCTACTATCGCGTACAGAGCGGCGACTCGCTGTACGAGATCGCCAAACGCTTCAAGATCGATCTCAAACGCCTGCAGGCCTGGAACCCACGCAGCAGCACGCTGCGTCCCGGGCAGATGCTGACCCTCTATCTGCCCTGA
- the gloB gene encoding hydroxyacylglutathione hydrolase: MIQIDALPAFNDNYIWLLQDAGSKRCAVVDPGDAAPVQAWLEAHPDWQLSDILITHHHFDHVGGVETLKNATGARVAGPATEKIPARDLDLNDNDTIDVLGLRFQIIAVPGHTLGHIAYYHAGQNLLFCGDTLFAGGCGRLFEGTPQQMHQSLSRLAALPPSTLVYCTHEYTLSNLRFAHAVEPGNARLSERLAEVTRWREDSRISLPSTIELELATNPFLRTREPSIIAAAKGRENGQSSEPSAVFACLRVWKDSF, encoded by the coding sequence ATGATTCAGATCGACGCGCTGCCCGCCTTCAATGACAACTATATCTGGCTGCTGCAGGATGCCGGCAGCAAGCGCTGCGCCGTGGTCGACCCCGGTGATGCGGCGCCGGTGCAGGCCTGGCTGGAAGCTCACCCGGACTGGCAGCTCAGCGATATCCTGATCACCCATCATCACTTCGATCATGTCGGCGGCGTCGAGACGCTGAAGAACGCCACCGGCGCTCGTGTCGCCGGCCCGGCGACGGAAAAGATCCCGGCGCGCGACCTCGACCTGAACGACAACGATACGATCGACGTGCTCGGCCTGCGTTTCCAGATCATCGCCGTGCCAGGCCATACCCTCGGCCATATCGCCTACTACCATGCCGGGCAGAACCTGCTGTTCTGTGGCGACACCCTGTTCGCGGGTGGCTGCGGCCGCCTGTTCGAAGGCACACCGCAACAGATGCACCAGTCACTGAGCCGCCTGGCAGCGCTGCCTCCCAGCACGCTGGTTTACTGCACCCACGAATACACCCTGAGCAACCTGCGCTTCGCTCATGCCGTCGAGCCAGGCAATGCGCGCCTTAGCGAACGCCTGGCCGAAGTGACCCGCTGGCGGGAAGACAGCCGCATCAGCCTGCCCTCGACCATCGAACTTGAGCTGGCGACCAACCCGTTTCTGCGCACCCGCGAACCTTCGATCATCGCTGCGGCAAAAGGACGCGAAAACGGACAATCGAGCGAACCGAGCGCCGTATTCGCCTGCCTGCGCGTCTGGAAGGACAGCTTCTAA
- a CDS encoding class I SAM-dependent methyltransferase: MTDQAFAQADPEWLKLIGEARDWLAGPLGQLLLEEERRLLEEELARFFGGYLVSYGPGAEGPPKAGQIQHNVRLGAPMPGVQIVCEEQSWPLGEHAADVVVLQHGLDFSLSPHGLLREAARSVRPGGHLLILGIHPWSTWGVRRLFAQDGLARARCIAPSRVGDWLTLLGFALEKRRFGCYRPPLASLAWQMRLRRMESWGDAWQLPGAGFYLLVARKLVVGLRPLRQSRREPMGKLLPMPVAKISRRDADN; the protein is encoded by the coding sequence ATGACTGATCAGGCATTCGCCCAGGCCGACCCGGAGTGGCTCAAGCTGATCGGCGAGGCGCGCGACTGGCTGGCCGGACCGCTCGGCCAGCTATTGCTGGAAGAAGAGCGGCGCTTGCTGGAGGAAGAGCTGGCGCGTTTCTTCGGTGGTTATCTGGTGAGCTACGGCCCGGGCGCCGAAGGCCCGCCCAAGGCCGGACAGATCCAGCACAACGTGCGCCTCGGCGCGCCCATGCCGGGGGTGCAGATCGTCTGTGAGGAGCAATCCTGGCCATTGGGCGAGCACGCTGCCGATGTGGTGGTGCTGCAGCATGGTCTGGATTTCAGCCTGTCGCCCCACGGTCTGTTGCGTGAGGCGGCGCGCAGCGTCAGGCCGGGCGGGCATCTGTTGATCCTCGGCATCCATCCCTGGAGTACCTGGGGCGTGCGGCGACTGTTCGCCCAGGATGGCCTGGCCAGGGCTCGCTGTATCGCGCCGAGCCGCGTCGGCGACTGGCTGACGCTGCTGGGCTTTGCGTTGGAGAAACGTCGCTTCGGGTGCTATCGTCCGCCGCTCGCTTCGCTGGCCTGGCAAATGCGCCTGCGGCGAATGGAGAGCTGGGGCGATGCCTGGCAGTTGCCGGGGGCCGGCTTCTACCTGTTGGTGGCGCGCAAGCTGGTGGTTGGCTTGCGCCCCTTGCGGCAATCGCGCCGTGAGCCGATGGGCAAGTTGCTGCCGATGCCGGTGGCCAAGATCAGCCGACGTGATGCCGACAACTGA
- the rnhA gene encoding ribonuclease HI, with protein MSETDEVVIYTDGACKGNPGPGGWGALLVYKGVEKELWGGDPSTTNNRMELMAAIAGLIALTRPCSVKLVTDSQYVMKGIQEWLPNWKKRGWKTASKEPVKNADLWQKLDEEVNRHQVSWQWVRGHTGHPGNERADQLANRGVDEVRSAR; from the coding sequence ATGTCCGAAACCGATGAAGTGGTGATCTACACCGACGGCGCCTGCAAGGGCAACCCTGGTCCCGGAGGCTGGGGGGCGCTGCTGGTCTATAAAGGTGTGGAAAAGGAGCTGTGGGGCGGTGACCCGAGCACCACCAACAACCGCATGGAACTGATGGCGGCGATCGCCGGCCTGATCGCCCTGACCCGGCCCTGCTCGGTCAAGCTGGTGACCGACTCGCAGTACGTGATGAAGGGCATCCAGGAATGGCTGCCGAACTGGAAGAAGCGCGGCTGGAAGACGGCCTCGAAAGAGCCGGTGAAAAATGCCGACCTCTGGCAGAAGCTGGATGAGGAAGTGAATCGTCATCAGGTGAGCTGGCAGTGGGTGCGCGGCCATACCGGCCACCCCGGCAACGAGCGAGCGGACCAGTTGGCCAATCGTGGGGTCGACGAGGTGCGTTCGGCGCGTTAG